A genome region from Geobacter pickeringii includes the following:
- the acpP gene encoding acyl carrier protein yields MSTIEKRVKEIVAEQLGVDEAQVTNDASFMDDLGADSLDTVELVMALEEEFDIEISDEDAEKIQNVQDAIDYITEHT; encoded by the coding sequence ATGTCGACGATAGAAAAGCGGGTAAAAGAGATCGTGGCCGAGCAACTCGGCGTGGATGAGGCACAGGTGACCAATGATGCTTCGTTCATGGACGACCTCGGTGCCGATTCTCTTGACACCGTTGAACTGGTCATGGCGCTTGAGGAAGAGTTCGATATCGAGATCTCTGACGAAGATGCCGAGAAAATCCAGAACGTCCAGGATGCCATTGACTACATCACCGAGCACACCTAA
- the plsX gene encoding phosphate acyltransferase PlsX: MRVAVDAMGGDNAPVIEVEGAVVAAREYGIPITLVGDTDRLSQELAKHNVQGLDISIHHASEVVGMHDAASDAVRRKKDSSIRVAYELVKDGVADAVVSAGNSGATMAAGMFVLKRIKGIERPAIAQIFPTLRGKTLVLDVGGNVDCKPIHLVQFAIMGEVYARHVMGVERPKIGLLSNGEEDSKGNELTRDTNAILKDISFDYRGYVEGRDIFYGMVDVVVCDGFVGNVVLKLSEGLAEAIGKMLKEEIVKSVVSKLGYLLVRKAFKSFKKKVDYAEYGGAPLLGINGVAMICHGGSNVKAIKNAIHFAHEYARKGVNQRLVEKLENDFVAYMQRDGVKEVAAG, encoded by the coding sequence ATGAGAGTTGCTGTAGATGCGATGGGAGGCGACAACGCTCCCGTCATCGAGGTTGAGGGAGCCGTAGTCGCTGCGCGCGAGTACGGCATTCCCATTACCTTGGTGGGCGATACTGACCGTCTTAGTCAGGAACTCGCCAAGCACAACGTTCAGGGTCTTGACATAAGCATTCACCATGCCAGTGAAGTGGTTGGTATGCATGATGCCGCCTCTGATGCTGTTCGTCGCAAGAAGGATTCTTCCATTCGCGTTGCGTATGAACTGGTAAAGGATGGCGTGGCAGATGCGGTGGTCAGTGCTGGCAATTCCGGTGCAACCATGGCCGCAGGGATGTTCGTTCTCAAGCGCATCAAGGGGATCGAACGGCCGGCGATTGCCCAGATTTTTCCTACACTTCGCGGAAAGACCCTCGTTCTTGATGTTGGCGGCAATGTCGATTGCAAGCCGATTCATCTCGTGCAATTTGCGATCATGGGCGAAGTCTATGCTCGGCACGTAATGGGAGTGGAGCGGCCAAAGATCGGGCTCCTTTCCAACGGTGAAGAGGACAGCAAGGGCAACGAGTTGACCCGCGATACCAATGCGATCCTCAAAGATATTTCGTTTGATTATCGCGGCTACGTCGAAGGGCGTGATATTTTTTACGGCATGGTCGACGTGGTCGTTTGTGATGGTTTTGTCGGCAACGTTGTGTTGAAATTATCCGAAGGCCTCGCCGAGGCGATCGGGAAGATGCTCAAGGAAGAAATAGTCAAGAGCGTTGTTTCCAAGCTCGGTTATCTGCTGGTACGCAAGGCATTCAAGAGCTTCAAGAAGAAAGTCGATTACGCCGAGTATGGCGGAGCACCACTCCTTGGAATCAATGGCGTGGCAATGATTTGTCACGGTGGTTCCAACGTCAAGGCGATCAAGAACGCAATCCATTTTGCTCATGAGTATGCACGCAAAGGGGTCAACCAGCGTCTCGTCGAGAAGCTGGAAAATGACTTTGTTGCTTACATGCAGCGAGACGGCGTGAAGGAAGTCGCTGCCGGCTAG
- the rpiB gene encoding ribose 5-phosphate isomerase B: MIVVGSDHGGLELKAAIKRLLVDRGVAVEDCGTDNGDSVDYPDFGIRVARKVSDGAAEKGILFCGTGIGMSIVANKFPRVRAALATDPFMARMAKEHNNANILVLGGRVLNEETARQMVCTWLDSTFEGGRHQGRLDKIAALEKELMK; this comes from the coding sequence GTGATTGTAGTGGGGAGTGATCACGGCGGTCTGGAGTTGAAAGCGGCAATCAAACGGCTTCTGGTTGATCGGGGGGTCGCGGTTGAGGATTGCGGCACCGATAACGGGGATTCCGTCGATTATCCCGATTTCGGAATCAGAGTGGCCCGGAAGGTTTCGGATGGCGCGGCGGAGAAGGGGATTCTCTTCTGCGGCACCGGAATCGGCATGTCTATTGTGGCCAACAAGTTCCCCCGAGTACGGGCAGCGCTTGCCACTGACCCGTTCATGGCCCGGATGGCAAAAGAGCATAACAATGCCAATATCCTTGTCCTCGGGGGGCGGGTTCTCAACGAGGAGACAGCCCGCCAGATGGTCTGCACCTGGCTCGACTCCACCTTCGAGGGGGGGCGTCATCAGGGACGACTTGACAAGATTGCCGCCTTGGAGAAGGAACTCATGAAATAG
- the rpmF gene encoding 50S ribosomal protein L32, with translation MAVPKKKTSKSRKNMRRAHDFLTPPASSVCPQCKEPKLPHRACASCGTYKGKEVIKSEEI, from the coding sequence ATGGCGGTACCTAAGAAAAAGACCTCCAAATCCCGCAAGAACATGAGAAGAGCTCACGATTTTCTCACTCCCCCGGCCTCCTCGGTATGTCCTCAGTGCAAAGAGCCGAAGCTTCCCCACCGTGCCTGCGCCTCTTGCGGCACTTACAAAGGCAAAGAAGTAATCAAGTCCGAGGAGATTTAG
- the fabG gene encoding 3-oxoacyl-[acyl-carrier-protein] reductase: MNLMGKVAIVTGASRGIGRAVALKLAREGADVVVTATTLESAQATASEIEAIGRKSLAAAVDVSDSAAVESLFAAVVETFGKVDILVNNAGITRDGLLLRMKDADWDAVIDVNLKGAFNCVREASKLMTKARSGRIINISSVVGEMGNAGQINYCASKAGMIGLTKSAARELAKRGITVNAVTPGFIETDMTAVLSEKVREGLLQQIPLERLGAPDDVANAVFFLASDLGSYVTGHVLSVNGGMYM; the protein is encoded by the coding sequence ATGAACCTCATGGGAAAAGTGGCGATCGTAACGGGGGCCTCCCGGGGAATCGGTAGAGCCGTGGCCCTTAAGCTTGCCCGTGAAGGGGCTGATGTTGTGGTAACCGCCACGACACTGGAAAGTGCCCAGGCGACGGCTTCCGAGATCGAAGCGATCGGTCGTAAATCCTTGGCTGCAGCGGTGGACGTTTCCGATTCGGCTGCCGTTGAGTCTCTGTTTGCTGCTGTTGTTGAAACGTTCGGCAAGGTGGATATTCTCGTCAACAATGCCGGCATTACGCGTGACGGGCTTCTCCTCAGGATGAAAGATGCCGATTGGGACGCGGTAATTGATGTTAACCTGAAAGGTGCCTTCAACTGTGTCCGAGAAGCCTCAAAGCTGATGACGAAAGCTCGCAGTGGCAGGATCATCAACATAAGTTCAGTGGTAGGTGAAATGGGCAACGCGGGGCAGATAAATTACTGTGCAAGCAAGGCGGGGATGATTGGCCTCACGAAGTCTGCGGCCCGTGAACTCGCCAAGCGCGGCATTACCGTGAACGCGGTTACCCCGGGATTTATCGAAACCGATATGACGGCAGTACTCTCGGAGAAGGTCAGGGAGGGGTTGCTCCAGCAGATTCCCCTCGAACGACTGGGTGCTCCGGACGATGTTGCCAATGCCGTTTTCTTCCTTGCGTCCGACCTGGGAAGCTACGTAACGGGTCACGTTCTGTCAGTCAACGGCGGTATGTATATGTGA
- a CDS encoding beta-ketoacyl-ACP synthase III translates to MLRARIVGTGSAVPDKVLTNFDLEKMVDTSDEWITTRTGIKERRIAVEGEYTSTFATRAAERALEMAGIAAHEIDLLIVATVTPDFPFPSTACIVQSNIGASKAAAFDVSAACSGFVYGLSLASNAIRTGAASKVLVIGAEVLTRIIDWTDRNTCLLFGDGAGAAVLSSSSDEHGILSTHIHSDGNYWELLYQAGCGSRNPAVQKTFDERLYFLRMQGNEVFKLAVRAMEDAALEALTTNGLTPADIDIFIPHQANRRIIDAIGKRLGLNGDKVFVNLDRYGNTSAASIPIALDEANRTGRIAAGDVVLFDSFGGGLTWGSALIRW, encoded by the coding sequence ATGTTGAGAGCGAGAATTGTCGGCACCGGATCAGCAGTTCCCGATAAAGTGCTGACCAACTTTGACCTTGAGAAAATGGTGGATACGTCCGACGAATGGATAACCACCAGGACAGGGATAAAAGAACGCCGGATTGCCGTTGAGGGAGAGTATACGTCGACCTTTGCCACGAGGGCGGCAGAGCGTGCCCTTGAAATGGCCGGGATAGCAGCACACGAAATCGACCTTCTTATCGTTGCCACGGTAACTCCTGATTTTCCGTTTCCCTCCACAGCCTGCATTGTGCAAAGCAATATTGGAGCTTCAAAAGCTGCCGCCTTCGATGTCTCTGCAGCCTGCTCCGGTTTTGTCTACGGTCTTTCGCTGGCCAGCAACGCAATCCGTACTGGTGCGGCATCCAAGGTACTTGTCATTGGCGCGGAGGTTCTGACCAGAATCATCGACTGGACTGACCGCAATACCTGTCTTCTCTTCGGTGATGGTGCCGGGGCAGCGGTTCTGTCATCCAGCAGTGATGAGCACGGAATACTCTCAACTCATATTCACAGTGACGGAAATTACTGGGAGCTTCTCTATCAGGCCGGGTGCGGCAGCAGAAACCCTGCGGTTCAGAAAACGTTCGATGAGAGGCTCTATTTCCTGAGAATGCAGGGGAACGAGGTCTTCAAGCTGGCCGTAAGAGCCATGGAGGACGCAGCGCTGGAAGCGTTGACAACCAATGGTTTGACGCCGGCAGATATCGACATTTTTATCCCCCATCAGGCAAATCGCCGCATCATTGATGCCATCGGTAAGCGGCTTGGACTCAATGGTGACAAGGTGTTCGTCAATCTGGACCGTTATGGAAACACGTCGGCGGCTTCAATTCCGATCGCTCTTGATGAAGCAAATCGGACTGGCCGGATTGCTGCGGGCGATGTGGTTCTCTTTGACTCTTTCGGTGGTGGCCTCACGTGGGGGTCGGCACTGATTCGCTGGTAA
- the fabD gene encoding ACP S-malonyltransferase has translation MGKKAFIFPGQGSQFSGMGKDLADNFSVARQTFEEADDALGERLSKLCFEGPEEALKLTANTQPAILAVSIAALRVLRQETGAVADYNAGHSLGEYSALVAAGTLGFADAVRTVRARGTFMQEAVPVGVGAMAAVLGVETDVLADICAEAAQGQVVSPANFNSPGQIVIAGHSEAVNRAIEIAKGRGFRKAMLLPVSAPFHSTLMIPAGERLADVLAHIDVAEFSAPVVTNVEAKANSDATRVRELLVRQVSAPVLWDASVREMVNLGVSDFVEIGPGKVLSGLVKRIAKDVATNSVEDTAGVRALA, from the coding sequence ATGGGTAAAAAAGCATTCATTTTTCCGGGACAAGGTTCCCAGTTTTCCGGGATGGGCAAAGATTTAGCGGACAATTTCTCCGTGGCGCGGCAGACTTTTGAGGAGGCCGACGATGCCCTCGGAGAGAGACTTTCGAAACTCTGTTTCGAGGGTCCCGAGGAGGCGCTCAAGCTTACCGCCAATACCCAGCCGGCAATCCTTGCCGTAAGCATTGCCGCACTTCGGGTTCTCCGTCAGGAGACAGGCGCTGTGGCTGATTACAACGCAGGGCATTCACTGGGAGAATACTCGGCACTGGTGGCGGCAGGAACCCTTGGGTTTGCCGATGCAGTCAGAACGGTTCGGGCGCGCGGTACCTTCATGCAGGAAGCGGTACCGGTCGGCGTGGGTGCGATGGCAGCGGTCCTTGGTGTCGAAACAGATGTACTTGCCGATATCTGTGCAGAAGCCGCCCAAGGTCAGGTTGTTTCTCCCGCGAATTTCAATTCACCGGGACAGATTGTCATCGCGGGGCACTCTGAGGCAGTGAATCGGGCCATAGAAATTGCGAAGGGACGGGGGTTCAGAAAGGCCATGCTGCTTCCTGTCAGCGCACCCTTTCACTCGACTCTTATGATTCCTGCCGGTGAGCGTCTTGCTGACGTCCTTGCCCACATTGACGTGGCTGAATTTTCAGCTCCCGTTGTAACGAACGTTGAGGCCAAGGCCAACTCCGACGCGACACGGGTGCGGGAGCTCTTGGTGCGGCAGGTGAGCGCTCCGGTGCTGTGGGATGCATCGGTGCGCGAAATGGTGAACCTCGGTGTGTCCGATTTTGTCGAGATTGGTCCTGGCAAGGTCCTTTCCGGGCTCGTCAAGCGGATCGCAAAGGATGTTGCAACGAACAGCGTTGAAGACACGGCCGGTGTCCGTGCATTGGCCTAG
- the fabF gene encoding beta-ketoacyl-ACP synthase II codes for MRRVVVTGVGAVSPLGTGNQKNWEALTSGTSGIDLISRFDASDLPVRIAGEVKDFDPEQFIDKKEVKKMDLFIQYAMGAAHFAMEDSGLKITEENAERVGVLVGAGLGGLPTIEKYHSAMLDGGYKKISPFFIPMLIINLAPGHISIKYGAKGPNVSSVSACATGTHSIGDAYHMIKRGDADAMIAGGTESTVTPLGIGGFAVMKALSNRNDDPKAASRPFEKNRDGFVLAEGAGIVVLEEYEAAKKRGAKIYAEVVGYGLSGDAYHLTAPAPEGEGAARCMKMALANAGVTPEQIDYINAHGTSTPFNDYYETLAVKRVFGDHAKKVMVSSTKSMTGHLLGAAGGVEAVFTLMAMEKGVVPPTINYQEQDPECDLDYVPNTARDAKITYALSNNFGFGGTNATLLFKKI; via the coding sequence ATGAGAAGAGTTGTGGTGACGGGAGTCGGGGCAGTTTCCCCGCTGGGTACCGGCAACCAGAAGAACTGGGAAGCTTTGACTTCCGGAACGTCCGGCATTGACCTGATCAGCCGCTTCGATGCATCTGACCTCCCGGTCAGAATTGCCGGCGAGGTTAAGGACTTCGACCCTGAGCAGTTTATTGACAAGAAAGAGGTCAAGAAGATGGACCTCTTCATTCAGTACGCCATGGGTGCAGCTCATTTCGCCATGGAAGACTCGGGGCTCAAGATCACCGAGGAGAATGCCGAACGCGTCGGGGTTCTTGTCGGCGCCGGATTGGGCGGCCTTCCGACGATTGAGAAATATCACTCGGCAATGCTTGATGGCGGCTATAAGAAAATTTCCCCGTTTTTCATCCCGATGCTCATCATCAACCTGGCGCCGGGCCACATATCCATTAAGTACGGTGCCAAGGGACCCAATGTGTCGTCGGTTTCCGCCTGCGCCACCGGTACTCACTCTATTGGCGACGCCTATCACATGATCAAGCGCGGCGATGCCGACGCGATGATTGCCGGCGGGACCGAGTCGACGGTTACGCCGCTTGGCATTGGCGGGTTTGCGGTCATGAAGGCGCTTTCGAACCGTAATGACGATCCCAAGGCGGCATCACGCCCCTTTGAAAAGAACCGTGATGGTTTTGTCCTCGCTGAGGGCGCGGGTATTGTCGTTCTGGAAGAGTATGAGGCAGCAAAGAAGCGTGGTGCCAAGATTTACGCTGAAGTGGTCGGTTACGGTCTTTCGGGCGACGCCTATCACCTTACGGCACCGGCCCCTGAAGGAGAAGGAGCGGCACGCTGCATGAAGATGGCCCTTGCCAACGCAGGTGTGACTCCGGAACAAATTGACTACATCAATGCTCACGGCACCTCCACTCCCTTCAACGACTACTACGAAACCCTTGCCGTTAAGCGGGTCTTCGGCGATCACGCGAAGAAGGTTATGGTCTCCTCGACAAAGTCGATGACAGGCCACCTCCTCGGTGCGGCCGGCGGCGTTGAAGCGGTTTTCACCCTGATGGCAATGGAAAAGGGCGTTGTGCCCCCGACCATCAATTACCAGGAGCAGGACCCCGAGTGCGATCTCGATTACGTTCCCAACACTGCGCGCGACGCCAAGATCACCTACGCTCTCAGCAACAATTTCGGCTTCGGCGGCACCAATGCCACCTTGCTCTTCAAGAAGATTTAG
- a CDS encoding YceD family protein, whose product MKLRIDEIKDQPKLLMFEEKAEVFPVLQELSDSDECEFLGPITVELSVWREYDHIRVRGSVATAVRLNCSRCLTPFESHIRSAFTMIYMERKQELQDEDEVELGEEDLVSVTYVGDEIDFTPEVAEQVVMELPLKPLCRVDCLGLCTRCGADLNVGECGCERGSFNIKFAALKNLKVEK is encoded by the coding sequence GTGAAATTACGGATTGACGAGATAAAGGATCAACCAAAGCTTCTCATGTTTGAGGAGAAGGCCGAGGTGTTTCCGGTCTTGCAGGAATTGAGCGATTCGGACGAGTGTGAGTTTCTGGGGCCAATCACTGTGGAACTCTCCGTCTGGCGTGAATATGACCATATCCGGGTTCGTGGAAGCGTAGCCACTGCGGTACGCTTGAATTGCTCCCGTTGCCTCACCCCCTTTGAAAGCCATATTCGTTCTGCGTTTACGATGATTTATATGGAGCGGAAGCAAGAGCTTCAGGACGAGGACGAGGTTGAGTTGGGAGAAGAGGATCTCGTTTCCGTAACGTATGTCGGTGATGAGATCGACTTTACGCCTGAAGTAGCCGAGCAGGTTGTCATGGAGCTGCCTCTCAAGCCATTATGTCGCGTTGATTGTCTGGGGCTCTGCACCAGGTGTGGAGCTGACCTTAATGTGGGCGAGTGTGGGTGCGAGCGTGGCTCGTTTAATATCAAATTTGCAGCGCTTAAGAATCTCAAGGTAGAAAAGTAA